The following proteins are co-located in the Ensifer sp. WSM1721 genome:
- a CDS encoding Lrp/AsnC family transcriptional regulator, whose protein sequence is MLDEVDRRILEILAANARVSLKELAQEAGLSSPSAAERLRKLEERGVLDGFTISVNPARLGYPLQAIVRVRPMPGMLHIVERLIQETPEIVECDKVTGDDCFIAKMLVRDMGELDTILDRIAEKAQTNTSIVKSSPVKRRLPPL, encoded by the coding sequence GGACGAGGTCGACCGCCGCATTCTCGAAATTCTGGCCGCCAATGCGCGAGTGTCGCTGAAAGAGCTGGCGCAAGAGGCGGGCCTTTCCTCGCCGAGCGCGGCGGAGCGGTTGCGCAAGCTCGAGGAGCGTGGGGTGCTCGACGGCTTCACGATCTCGGTCAATCCGGCGCGGCTAGGCTATCCGCTGCAGGCGATCGTCCGCGTCCGGCCCATGCCGGGCATGCTGCACATCGTTGAAAGACTCATCCAAGAGACGCCCGAGATCGTCGAGTGCGACAAGGTCACGGGCGACGACTGCTTCATTGCCAAGATGCTGGTGCGCGACATGGGTGAGCTCGACACGATCCTCGATCGCATCGCGGAAAAGGCACAGACCAACACCTCGATCGTCAAATCTTCCCCGGTCAAGCGGCGTCTGCCGCCGCTTTAG
- the dut gene encoding dUTP diphosphatase, with the protein MNAPENHPALTLVRLPHAEGLDLPAYETAGAAGMDLRAAVPADQPITIAPGRRALVPTGFIFEIPAGYEGQVRPRSGLAFKHGITCLNTPGTVDSDYRGEVKVLIVNLGEEDFIVERGTRIAQMVIAPVTQVAIREADGATTTARGAGGFGSTGAN; encoded by the coding sequence ATGAACGCCCCCGAAAACCACCCCGCCCTCACGCTCGTCCGCCTGCCGCATGCAGAGGGCCTCGATCTGCCGGCCTACGAGACCGCGGGAGCCGCCGGCATGGACTTGCGCGCGGCCGTTCCCGCCGATCAGCCGATAACGATTGCGCCCGGACGCCGGGCGCTGGTGCCGACGGGCTTCATCTTCGAGATCCCCGCCGGCTACGAGGGCCAGGTGCGGCCGCGCTCCGGGCTTGCCTTCAAACACGGCATCACCTGCCTCAATACGCCGGGCACCGTCGACAGCGATTATCGCGGCGAGGTGAAGGTGCTCATCGTCAATCTCGGCGAGGAGGATTTCATCGTCGAGCGCGGCACGCGCATCGCTCAGATGGTGATCGCTCCGGTGACCCAGGTCGCGATCCGCGAGGCCGACGGCGCGACGACGACCGCGCGCGGCGCGGGCGGTTTCGGCTCAACCGGCGCTAACTGA
- a CDS encoding peptide chain release factor 3: MAESIAEAVSRRRTFAIISHPDAGKTTLTEKLLLFGGAIQLAGEVKAKKDRIQTRSDWMKIERERGISVVTSVMTFEYDDTVFNLLDTPGHEDFADDTYRTLTAVDAAVMVIDAAKGIEPRTLKLFEVCRLRDIPIITFVNKMDRESRDPFEILDEVEHKLALDCAPVTWPIGRSKTFCGTYHLATNEVRGADTQERLTKVNDPEMASHRLPENERDAFTEETTLAIEACKPFDRKAFLEGHLTPVFFGSALRNFGVRDLINALSDFAPPPRSQVADIRTVEATDDKMTAFVFKIQANMDPNHRDRIAFVRVCSGKLERGMKARLSRTGKQMGLTAPQFFFASQRQLADTAFAGDVVGIPNHGTLRIGDTLTEGEPLVFQGVPNFAPEILRRVRLGDAMKAKKLKEALQQMAEEGVVQLFSPDDGAPAIVGVVGALQLDVLKERLQAEYGLPVSFEMPRFSVCRWISADNPAELDKFIAAHRGDIARDLDGDPVFMAQDGFSLRYEAERYPAIKMVAIKEYHVAKAA, translated from the coding sequence ATGGCCGAAAGCATTGCCGAGGCGGTTTCCCGCCGCCGCACATTTGCGATCATTTCGCACCCGGACGCCGGTAAAACGACGCTCACCGAAAAGCTCCTGCTCTTCGGCGGCGCGATCCAGCTCGCCGGCGAGGTCAAGGCCAAGAAAGACCGGATTCAGACCCGGTCCGACTGGATGAAAATCGAGCGTGAGCGCGGCATCTCGGTCGTCACCTCGGTAATGACCTTCGAATATGACGACACGGTTTTCAACCTGCTCGACACGCCCGGCCACGAGGACTTCGCCGACGACACCTATCGCACGCTGACGGCGGTCGATGCGGCCGTCATGGTGATCGACGCGGCCAAGGGTATCGAGCCGCGGACCTTGAAGCTTTTCGAGGTCTGCCGGTTGCGCGACATCCCGATCATCACCTTCGTCAACAAGATGGACCGCGAGAGCCGCGATCCCTTCGAGATCCTCGACGAGGTGGAGCACAAGCTGGCGCTCGACTGCGCCCCCGTCACGTGGCCGATCGGCCGTTCCAAGACCTTCTGCGGCACTTATCATCTCGCGACGAACGAGGTGCGCGGCGCCGATACGCAGGAGCGGCTGACCAAAGTCAACGACCCGGAAATGGCCTCGCATCGGCTGCCGGAAAACGAGCGCGATGCCTTCACCGAGGAGACGACGCTGGCGATCGAGGCCTGCAAGCCTTTCGACCGCAAGGCCTTCCTCGAAGGCCACCTGACGCCGGTCTTCTTCGGCTCGGCGCTCCGCAACTTCGGCGTCCGCGACCTGATCAACGCGTTGAGCGATTTCGCACCGCCGCCGCGCTCCCAGGTCGCCGATATCCGCACCGTCGAGGCGACCGATGACAAGATGACGGCCTTCGTCTTCAAGATCCAGGCGAACATGGACCCGAACCATCGTGACCGCATCGCTTTCGTGCGCGTCTGCTCGGGCAAGCTCGAACGCGGCATGAAGGCGCGGCTCTCGCGCACCGGCAAGCAGATGGGACTGACGGCGCCGCAATTCTTCTTCGCCTCACAGCGCCAGCTCGCCGATACGGCCTTTGCGGGCGACGTCGTCGGCATCCCGAACCACGGCACGCTCAGGATCGGCGATACGCTCACCGAGGGCGAGCCGCTCGTCTTCCAAGGTGTACCGAACTTCGCGCCGGAAATCCTCCGCCGCGTCCGGCTCGGGGACGCGATGAAGGCAAAGAAGCTGAAAGAGGCGCTGCAGCAGATGGCAGAAGAGGGTGTCGTTCAGCTTTTCTCGCCGGACGACGGGGCGCCGGCAATCGTCGGCGTCGTCGGCGCGCTGCAGCTCGATGTGTTGAAGGAGCGCCTGCAGGCCGAATACGGTTTGCCCGTCTCCTTCGAAATGCCGCGCTTCTCCGTCTGCCGCTGGATCTCCGCCGACAATCCGGCCGAGCTCGACAAGTTCATCGCGGCCCACCGCGGCGACATCGCCCGTGACCTCGACGGCGATCCGGTGTTCATGGCGCAAGACGGTTTTTCGCTGCGTTACGAGGCGGAACGCTATCCGGCGATCAAAATGGTCGCGATCAAGGAGTATCACGTCGCCAAGGCGGCGTGA